In one Erinaceus europaeus chromosome 3, mEriEur2.1, whole genome shotgun sequence genomic region, the following are encoded:
- the LOC103115684 gene encoding LOW QUALITY PROTEIN: transcription factor A, mitochondrial-like (The sequence of the model RefSeq protein was modified relative to this genomic sequence to represent the inferred CDS: substituted 1 base at 1 genomic stop codon): MALLPGVWGALSSLGKSGADLCAGCGNLLRLPFNFSILPRWLCSSVTYPKKPMTSYVRFSKEXLPLFKAQNPGVKTSALIKQIAQQWRELSDEEKKVYEDAYRADWESYKEELSRLQKNLTPSQIESSEKEVLQKHLKKKAVIKKRELTMLGKSKRPCTAYNIFISERFQEVKDLSAQGRLRSLNESWKNLTSSQKQVYVQLAEDDKVRYYNEMKVWEDQMIEAGRNDLLRRRPKSSKDETED, translated from the coding sequence ATGGCCCTGCTCCCGGGCGTGTGGGGCGCACTGAGCTCCCTGGGCAAGTCCGGAGCGGACCTCTGTGCGGGCTGTGGGAACCTACTGCGCCTTCCCTTCAATTTTTCCATCCTCCCAAGATGGCTGTGCTCCAGCGTGACTTACCCAAAGAAGCCGATGACTTCCTATGTTCGCTTTTCTAAAGAATAGCTTCCGCTATTTAAAGCCCAGAACCCAGGTGTGAAAACTTCAGCACTAATTAAACAAATTGCTCAACAATGGAGGGAACTTTCTGATGAAGAGAAAAAAGTATATGAAGATGCTTACagggcagactgggagtcatACAAAGAAGAGTTGAGCAGACTGCAGAAAAATCTAACACCAAGTCAAATAGAATCTTCGGAAAAAGAAGTCTtgcagaaacatttaaaaaagaaggcagTAATCAAAAAGAGAGAGTTGACAATGCTTGGGAAATCGAAAAGACCTTGCACAGCTTATAACATCTTTATATCTGAAAGATTTCAAGAAGTTAAGGACTTGTCAGCACAGGGAAGGCTGAGGTCTTTAAATGAAAGCTGGAAAAATCTTACAAGTTCTCAAAAGCAAGTGTATGTTCAACTTGCTGAAGATGATAAAGTTCGTTATTATAATGAAATGAAAGTTTGGGAAGACCAGATGATTGAAGCCGGGCGGAATGATCTTTTACGTCGCAGACCAAAGTCCTCAAAAGATGAAACAGAAGATTGA